Proteins encoded within one genomic window of uncultured Sphingopyxis sp.:
- a CDS encoding SDR family NAD(P)-dependent oxidoreductase, which yields MMDELKDRVAIVTGAGGGLGRSHALLLARHGARVVVNDRDGDAAERVAAEIAEAGGLAMAAAASVTDEAEVAAMVHAATMAWGGVDILINNAGILRDKSFSKMSLEDFRQVLDVHLMGSVHCIKAVWEIMREQRYGRIVMTTSSSGLYGNFGQANYGAAKMALVGLMQTLAIEGEKYDVRVNCLAPTAATAMTDGVLAPDALARLAPEAVSPGLLALVGEDAPTRAILCAGAGHFAAAHVTLTGGIYVGQGEGAAQRVAAEWDRVVDRGGEIVPAYGFTQAERELASAGFTAPTMAAAR from the coding sequence ATGATGGACGAACTCAAGGACAGGGTGGCGATCGTGACGGGCGCCGGCGGCGGGCTCGGCCGGTCGCATGCGCTGTTGCTCGCGCGGCATGGCGCGCGCGTCGTGGTCAACGATCGCGACGGCGACGCCGCCGAACGCGTCGCGGCGGAGATCGCCGAAGCCGGCGGCCTCGCGATGGCCGCCGCCGCGTCGGTGACCGACGAGGCCGAGGTCGCGGCGATGGTCCATGCCGCGACGATGGCGTGGGGCGGCGTCGATATATTGATCAACAACGCCGGCATCCTGCGGGACAAGAGCTTTTCCAAGATGAGCCTGGAAGATTTCCGGCAAGTGCTCGACGTGCACCTGATGGGCAGCGTGCACTGTATCAAGGCGGTGTGGGAGATCATGCGCGAACAGCGCTACGGCCGCATCGTGATGACGACTTCCTCGTCGGGCCTCTACGGCAATTTCGGGCAGGCCAATTACGGCGCGGCGAAGATGGCGCTCGTCGGGCTGATGCAGACGCTGGCGATCGAGGGCGAGAAATATGATGTCCGCGTCAACTGCCTCGCGCCGACCGCGGCGACGGCGATGACCGACGGCGTGCTCGCACCCGACGCGCTGGCCCGGCTCGCGCCCGAAGCGGTGAGCCCCGGCCTGCTCGCGCTGGTGGGCGAAGATGCGCCGACGCGCGCGATCCTTTGCGCCGGGGCGGGGCATTTCGCGGCAGCGCATGTGACGCTGACCGGCGGCATCTACGTGGGGCAGGGCGAAGGGGCGGCGCAGCGCGTCGCCGCCGAATGGGACCGCGTCGTGGATCGCGGCGGCGAAATCGTTCCGGCTTACGGCTTCACGCAGGCCGAACGCGAGCTGGCAAGCGCGGGCTTCACCGCGCCGACGATGGCGGCCGCGCGCTGA
- a CDS encoding MFS transporter — MATDAEALPAGGDKKQNEKLVIGASSLGTVFEWYDFYLYGLLASALSHHFFSGVNETTGFILALMAFAAGFAVRPFGALVFGRVGDIVGRKNTFLVTMAIMGLSTFAVGFLPGYDTIGVAAPIILMILRLLQGLAIGGEYGGAAVYIAEHAPPGKRGFYTSFIQTTAMIGLILASTFVVSLRLFMDADSFDEWGWRLPFIFSILLLSVALWIRLQLEESPVFQRMKAAGETSKAPLKEAFGEWRNLKIVLIALFGAVAGQAVIGFAAHLYPLFYLERIARVDGATANFLVAAALTIIIPSFVFFGWLSDKIGRKPIMMTACVIAVFAYFPLYKALVVAANPAMAAAIERAPVAVVVDGGECSFQFDPIGKNSFDETSCDIAKSYLAKNGINYANVAAPAGTVASVRVGDRVVAVPDPAGLDKDARAAAVASFGAEAKAALDAAGYPGEADPAQVDKVKVIGILCIFGLLATMVYGPLAALLVELFPARIRYSSLSLPYHIGNGWIGGFMPTIGFAMVAATGNIYQGLWYAVAIAAVTAVVGILFLPETYKRDIEA, encoded by the coding sequence ATGGCTACCGACGCGGAAGCCTTGCCGGCCGGCGGGGACAAGAAACAGAACGAAAAGCTCGTCATCGGCGCGTCGTCGCTGGGGACGGTTTTCGAATGGTATGATTTCTACCTCTACGGGCTGCTCGCCAGCGCCCTGTCGCATCATTTCTTCTCGGGCGTGAACGAGACGACGGGCTTCATCCTCGCGTTGATGGCCTTTGCCGCGGGTTTCGCGGTGCGGCCGTTCGGCGCGCTCGTCTTCGGGCGGGTCGGCGACATCGTCGGGCGCAAGAACACCTTCCTCGTCACCATGGCGATCATGGGGCTGTCGACCTTCGCGGTCGGTTTCCTGCCGGGTTACGACACGATCGGGGTTGCGGCGCCGATCATCCTGATGATCCTGCGGCTGCTCCAAGGGCTGGCGATCGGCGGCGAATATGGCGGCGCGGCGGTCTATATCGCCGAACATGCACCGCCCGGAAAGCGCGGCTTCTATACCAGCTTCATCCAGACCACCGCGATGATCGGGCTCATCCTCGCCTCGACCTTCGTCGTGTCGCTGCGCCTCTTCATGGATGCCGACAGCTTCGACGAATGGGGCTGGCGCCTGCCCTTCATCTTCTCGATCCTGCTCCTGTCGGTCGCACTGTGGATCCGCCTCCAGCTCGAGGAGAGCCCGGTCTTTCAGCGTATGAAGGCGGCGGGCGAAACCTCGAAGGCGCCGCTCAAGGAGGCTTTCGGCGAATGGCGCAACCTCAAGATCGTGCTGATCGCGCTGTTCGGCGCGGTCGCGGGGCAGGCGGTGATCGGCTTCGCCGCGCATCTCTACCCGCTCTTCTATCTCGAACGGATCGCGCGGGTCGACGGCGCGACCGCCAATTTCCTCGTCGCCGCCGCGCTGACGATCATCATCCCGAGCTTCGTCTTCTTCGGCTGGCTCAGCGACAAGATCGGGCGCAAGCCGATCATGATGACCGCCTGCGTCATCGCGGTCTTCGCCTATTTTCCGCTCTACAAGGCGCTCGTCGTTGCGGCGAACCCGGCGATGGCGGCGGCGATCGAGCGCGCGCCGGTCGCGGTCGTCGTCGATGGCGGCGAATGTTCGTTCCAGTTCGACCCGATCGGCAAGAACAGCTTCGATGAAACGAGCTGCGACATCGCCAAATCCTATCTGGCGAAGAATGGCATCAACTATGCGAATGTCGCCGCGCCCGCCGGCACGGTCGCGTCGGTGCGGGTCGGCGACCGGGTCGTCGCGGTTCCCGATCCCGCGGGGCTGGACAAGGACGCGCGCGCCGCGGCGGTCGCGTCCTTCGGCGCTGAGGCGAAGGCGGCGCTCGACGCCGCGGGCTATCCGGGCGAGGCCGATCCGGCGCAGGTGGACAAGGTCAAGGTCATCGGCATCCTCTGTATCTTCGGCTTGCTCGCGACGATGGTCTACGGCCCGCTCGCGGCCTTGCTGGTCGAGCTGTTCCCGGCGCGCATCCGCTACAGCTCGCTGTCCTTGCCCTATCATATCGGCAACGGCTGGATCGGCGGCTTCATGCCGACGATCGGCTTCGCGATGGTCGCGGCGACGGGCAATATCTATCAGGGG